DNA from Kitasatospora acidiphila:
GTCCCCGGTGGCGGCTTCGCGATCATCAACGGCGTGCGTGTGGAGTTCGACGACTACGAGGGCCACAGCACTGCCACCGACATGGCAGCGGTCAGGCGCTTCAACGACGCCTTCGATCAGCTCAGTAACGTCGCTGTGTTCGGCGACGATGCGCGAGACCTGATCACCGCGGTGATCGACGCCCGCTGATCGACGCCGGTCACCGGAACTGCCTCCGCCCGATGCTCAACATGCCCTGCTCGGCTGTCGCCGGCGAGAGCATACGGGGCCGCGCCACCCACAAGGACCGTGCGGCCCCACCCAGCATCTGACGACACCAAGTAACTGCCCAGCTCTTGCGCGGTGGTGAGAGCTGGGAGTTTCGAAGATCGGGCCGACGACCCGGTGTCTCTATTCCCAACTGACCGGCGCCTTAGGGCACTTGCCTGGGACCGACTCACTCCTCCCTCCATGCGGGGGACTACCGAAAGTACGGAGATGACAGACAAGTCACCATGCCACGCCATAGTGATCGCCTCCGGTGGGCTCGACAGCACCACCGTGGCGTACTGGCTCGCCGACCGAGGAGCCATCCTCACCATGCTGTCGTTCGACTACGGGCAGCGGCACCGTACGGAGCTGCAGTACGCCGGGCGTATCGCCGGTCACCTCGGTGCTTCGCACGAGGTCGTCGACTTGAGTGGGCTCGGTCGGCTGCTGACCGGGTCGGCTCTCACGGACCTGGGTGTGAGGGTCCCGGATGGCCACTACACCGCCGAGACCATGCGCAGCACCGTCGTGCCGAACCGCAACACGATCATGCTGTCCGTTGCCGTCGCGGGGGCCGTCGCGACGGGCGCGGACGCCGTGGCGTTCGGCGCACACAGCGGGGATCACGCGATCTACCCGGACTGCCGAGCCAGTTTCTTCGACCAGTTCGCGGCGATGACGCGGGAAGGCAACGAGGGTTTCCTCGCCGACGGGTTCGAGCTGCTGGCGCCGTTCATCGGCCTGACGAAGGCCGACATCGTGGAGATCGGGCGGCAGTTGGGCGTGCCGTTCGAGGACACCTGGTCCTGCTACAAGGGCGGCCAGGTGCACTGCGGGACCTGCGGGACGTGCACCGAGCGGATCGAGGCGTTCGCGCTGGCGGGCGTAAGCGACCCCACCGTCTACGCCAGCGCCACCCCAGGGGCGGCCTCGTGACCGCGTTAACCGGAGAGCACCGGATCGGCAAGCGGTTCCGGTTCGAGGCCGCGCACTACCTGCCCGGCCTGCCCGATGGGCACCAGTGCGCCCGGCTGCACGGCCACTCCTATGAGGTGGAGTTCGTCCTGACCGCCGACCGGCTGAGCGGGCCCGGCTTCGTCACGGACTTCGGGGACCTGGCGCCGGTCAAGATGATGATCGACAGTGCCCTCGACCACCGCGTCCTGAACGAGGCGCTGCCCGAGCTCGTACCGACCTCGGAGAACCTGGCCGCCTACTTGGCCGGCTGGTTCGTCGAGCACGTCGAGCCCGGCCTCCCTGGCCGCCTGACCGCGGTGCGGGTGTCGGAGACCGCGAGCAGCTGGGCGCAGTTCGAGGTGGCCCGGTGAGCGCGCCCGTCCGGGAGGAACCCGGGGCCCGGGGACTGCTGATCGCCGAGACCTTCGGCCCCACCTTCCAGGGCGAGGGCCCGACCGCCGGGCGGCAGGCGTTGTTCATCCGGCTTTCGCGCTGCAACCTGCACTGCCCCAGGTGCGACACCCCGTACACGTGGGACTGGACCAGGTTCGATCCGAGTGAGGTCTCCACCCGCCACAGCGTCGAGGACGTGGCGGCCTGGGTGACGGACCGGCTGACGGCGCGGGTGGTCGTCACCGGCGGTGAACCACTGATCCAGCAGCGCGAGCTGCTGAGGCTGGTCCAGCTGCTGCCGGACCGGCGGGTCGAGATCGAGACCAACGGGACGATCGTTCCGCTGCCCGAACTCGTGGGACTGGTCGAGGGGTTCAACGTCTCCCCGAAGTTGGCCGGCTTCGCGGCCCTGGACGATCAGGCGGTCAACGGCGCGGCGCTGCGGGTGCTGGCGGCGTCCGGCAAGGCCCGATTCAAGTTCGTCGTCCGGCAGGTCGCGGAGCTGGAGGAAATCGCGGCCCTGGTCGACGAGTTCGATCTGACCGAGGTGTGGGTGATGCCGGAGGGAACGAGCAGTGGCGCGGTGCTCGCGGGGATGCGCGCGCTGGCGGACGCGGTGCTGGCTCGCGGCTGGAATCTCAGCAACCGCCTGCATGTGCTGCTCTGGGAGGATGAACGTGGCCGGTAAGGACAGCAAGACGCCCGAGTGGGGCGGTCGTTCCGGATCCCCGAGGCCGCGCGTGTTGGGTAGCGGCCAAGCGTGTAGAGGGGGGAGCGGGAGCCTGCCTGCCACTCGGGCTGTGCCCAGCATACCCAACTCCTCGGCTGCGCGCGCCCATTCGCTGATGCCGTTTCTCGTGGATCCCAAGCACCTGAAGCGGGCGGCCCGTGCCTGCATGCGCCGGGGTGGGGCTCCTGGAGCGGACGGGATGAGCTGGGCGCAGTTCCGTACCGGCTTGTCCGGCCGCCTCGCAGATCTTGCTGAGCAGCTGCACGCCGGCACCTGGCAGCCGAGCCCCGTGCGGGAGGTCGCGATCACGGCCTACACCGGCAAGGTGTTCACGGCGGTGATTCCGACCGTCGCCGATCGGGTGGTGCAGCGGGCGATGCGCAACGCCATCGAACCGGTGCTGGAGGCAAGGGCGTTCGCCGACTGGGTGTCCGGCTACCGGGCCGGTCGCAACCGGATCACGGCGTTGCGAGACGCCGACCGGCACCTGCGGGCCGGGCACCGGTGGGTGGCGGACCTGGACGTGCGCCAGACCTCCGCCGGGTCCAGCGCGGCTGAGGTCACTGACTGGCTGGCCGAGCATGTCGCCGACGGGACCTTCCTCGGCTACTTCCGCAAGGTGCTGGAGCCGCTGCCGTACCCGATCGTGCCCGGCACCGCGCTGGCGCCGCTGCTGATCAACTTGCGGCTGTCTCGCGCAGACGCGGCGCTGGCCGGCTACTGGGTGGTGCGGTTCGCCGACAACTACTGCCTGTTCTGCCGTGACGAGAAGCAGGCTCGCGAGGCGATGGCCGCCGTCATGGAGGCCCTGGCCGGGTGCGGTCTTGAGCCGCATCCGGACAAGAGCCAGATCCGATGCGGTGTCAACGCCGAAGATCTCTTCCTGATCGCCGGATGAGGGGAGGCGACATCATGGAGAACAACCCTGACCAGCAGTTGGTGTGGGTTCCGGTCCCGGGCGGCATCTGCCTGTTCGGCGACCGGCAGCGCCGGGTGAAGGTGCCAGACCTCGAATGGACAGTCACCCCGCTCACCTTGGCCCAGGCCGGGCAGGGCGGCGGTGCGCTCCCGCTGACCGGCCTGGTCCACGCACAGGCCGCCCGGCTGGCAGCCGACCTCGGCGGGCGGCTACCCCGCTCCTCAGAGTGGGAGTGGGCGGCTTCCGGCCCCGGCCGCAGGCTCTACCCGTGGGGCGGCGAGGAGCCCGGCCCCGGCAGGGCGAACTTGCGCGGCGGCCCCGGCCGGCTGACCGCGGTGGACGCCCATCCGGACGGAGTGACGCAGCAGGGCCTACTCGACATGGGCGGTAACTGCTGGGAGTGGACCTCATCTCCGACCATCGGCGGCGGCTTCATCATCCGGGGAGGCTCCTACAACTCCCTGTCCCTGTACGCCCGGTGCACGTTCCTGAACGCGGCTCCGGCCGAGCTGGGCTCCGCAGGCATCGGCGTGCGGGTGGTGAGGGCGACATGATCAGGGACCTGGTGATCGCGGGTTGCTCCCGTCGCAAGGCACCGGAGCGCAGGCCGCTGCCCGCGTTGGAGCGGTACACCGGCGGTATCGCCCCGCACTTGCGGACGAGATTCGCCGGCCATCGGCAGGCGCGGGAGCGCATCCGCTTCCTGTCGGCCGAGCACGGGCTCATCCGCGCCGACGCCCTGCTCACCTCGTACGACCGGCAGCTGACGGTCGCGCGTGCCGAACGGCTGCGCCCACTCATTGCCGAGCAACTGGAGCACGAGTTCCAGAACCGGGGAGTCCCCGAGCGAGTTCTACTCGTGCTGGAGCCCGCGTACCTGGTGCCGCTCGCCGACCTGCTCGCCCACCCAGCACGGCCCGCCCTGCAATGGATTTACGACCCGCGCGGTTGGGCCGAGGCCGCCGCCGTCCTCGACGAATGGAGGTGGCCGTGACCGCCACGCTCGCGGATACGCTCAAGACGCGCTCCAACGACCACAGTTACATCACCGGTGGGTTCTACGGCGGTACCAGGGTTGGCTGGCACCAGCCGACTCCAGCAGCGGCCGCCGAAGGCCGTCCGCTGTCGGTGGTGCTCCCGGCCCACAACACCGCATACGCCCTGCCGACGGTGCTGGACGCGCTCGCCGCGCAGCACACCGCCGGGCCGGTGGATGTGATCGTCGTGGACGACGCCTCCACCGACAACACCTTCGAGATTGCCCGTCGGCACCCCGTGGTCACCACCGCCGTGCGGTTGGCGACCCGGTCCGGCTCGGCCGGTGCCCGCAACGTCGGCGCCCGCCTCGCCCAAGCGGAGAACCTGCTGTTCGTGGACTCGGACATGGTGCTGCCCTCGCACGTGCTCGCGGACTTCGCCGCCCGTGCCCGGCCCGAGACCGTGCTGACCGGCTTCCGCCACAACCTTCCCTTCCTGCGCACCGCGTGCGGGCCGATGCTGCCCGAGAACCCGCCGCAGCTGGCCGCCGACCACCGCGTCACCTGGACGCCGCCGATCAACACCCTGCTGCCGTACTCCGGCATCACGCTCACCGAGCCGCTGCACGGCCGACCGCTTGATGCCACCGACGACTTCCAGAACCTCGGGTACGGCCGGTTCTACTACGACTGGGACCTGCCCCGGATGGCTGTCACCGCGCTGCTCGGCGTCCCCCGCGAGCGCCTCGTGGACGTCGGCGGCTTCGACGAGGAGTTCGGCCGGATCGGCTGGGGCATGGAGGACACCTACCTGGGTGCCGCGCTGATTGCCGCTCGCTGCCTGGTCGTCCCGCTGCGTCAGGCCGTCGGCTACCACCTCGACCCGCCAGACGCCGCCGCCCAGTGGCAGACCAAGCTCGCCGCCTGGCCCGCCACCCTCGCCCACTACCGGACCCTGCTCGCCCAGCCGGCCCCCACCGGGCGAGGGCGCGACTTCGCTGCTGCCACCGACAAGCTCCTGACCGACGCCGAGGTGATCACCGCATGATCCGCACGTTCGCCGCCGCCGACATCCACGGCACCACCGTCGTCCACGACCCGGCCACCGGCACCAACCACCTGCCGGCGCGGCCGTTGCCGCCCGGACCCCTCGGCCTGGATGAGCAGGAGGTCGCGGCCTGGCCCGAGGCCATGCACGGCCAGCTCAAGCCGACCGCGCCGCTGAGCATGTGCTGGTCGCCGATCGTGCGGTGCAACCTCACCTGCCCGCAGTGCCTGGACGACAAGCGCGTGCGCGAGTCCACCGCCGAGGAGCGTCGCACCCTGGCCAGGCACATCGGCGAGTCCGGGATCTTGGGCGTGGACATCTCCGGCGGAGAGCCGCTGCTGTTGCGCGACCTGCCCGACCTCGCCCTGGCGATCCGCGCCGGCCGCCAGGCGGTGGTCAGCTGCACCACCAACGGCTGGCACCTGGCCAGGCGCGCCCCCGAGCTGGCCCCCGCGCTCGACGCCATCCGCATCTCACTGGACGGCGCCACCGAGGCCACCCACGACGCTTGGCGCGGAGCCGAGAGCTACAGCCGGGCGATCGACGGCACCCGTGCCGCAGTCGGCGAGGGTCTGCGGGTCCAGTTCCAGATGGTGCTGATGCGCTCCAACCAGCACGAGGCGCAGGCCCTGCTGGAGTTGGCCGCGCAGCTCGGCGTCGGCGGCGTGACCTTCCTGCAGATGCTGCCCATCGGCGAAGGCAAGGCCATCGCCGAACAGCAGATGCTCACCGACGACCAGGCCACCGCCGCCATCGAAGCCCTCACCGTCCCCGATGGGCTGCGGGTGCGGCTTCGTACCCGCGACAGCGCCGACGGCTTCACGGTGCTGCGTGCTGACGGCTACGCATGGCGCAATACCGGTGGCGCCACCGGCATCGCCGCGTTCATCCCCGTCACCGGCCCCCAGGATCTGCACCTGCCCACCGCCCGGAGCGCATCGTGACCGACACCGCCCAGCAGCCCGCTGGCGGGCAGCGCCTCTTCGCCCGCACTGCGCCCTACGTCCCCACCCTCTACCAGTGCTACGCCGCCGCCCGCCTCATCGCCGAGTCCGTGGTCGGATGCGAGCCACCGGTGACCGCGGTTGTCGGCATCGCCAACGGTGGCACCAGGCCAGCCACCGTGATCGCCGACTACCTCAAGGTCCCGCTGCACCTCATCATCGCTCGGCACAACCCGACGGACGAGCTCTGGCAGCAGGCCACCGGCGATGTCACCGTGACCCTACCTGGCGGTCTGCCAAGGCAGTTCGACGGCACCGTGCTGCTGGTCGACGACATCGCTGGGTCCGGCGCCACCTTCACGGCCGTCTCCCGCGCCCTGCTCGGTACCGGGGCCGTACTGAAGACCGCGGCGCTGTGCCGCAATGCCGGCTGCGCCGAAGGCCCCGACCGCTGGGTCTGGGACGTGGACGACTGGGTCGTTTTCCCCTGGGAGGCAACCCACTCCGGCGAGACCCGGCAGCTGCCGGTGCCGAAGGAGGTGGCGACCCGGTGACCACGAGCGCCACGTCCCGTGGCGTGCTGCTTGTCCTCGTATCCTGGGCGCCCGACGCCCCCGCCGGCATCGAACGCGCCACAGCTGCCCTCGCTCTGGGCCTCGCCCAAGCAGGGCACCGCCCCGTCATCGCCACCGCCGCCCCACTGCCTGACCGGCCTGGCCTGCCGGGCGTGCGGGTGGAGCGGCTGCACCTGGCCGGGGTGACGTTCCCCTGCGACGACGAGACCCTGCGCCGCGCTATCACCTGGCAGGACAATGACCTCTGCCAGCAGATCCGCGAGCTGATCACCCAGCACCGGACTGACACCGTCCTGTTCGCCGACGCGCTGTGGGGACTCGGTCGCCTGAGCGGTGACCTCCCAGGCCACGTTCACCGTGTCCTGGCCGCCCACGTCCAGCCCGCCACCCTGGACGCCGGCCCGGCGCTGGCCAGGGCGAGCCACGTCATCGTCCCCTCCGCCTTCATCCACGAGCAGCTGGAGCTGGCAGGATGGGCGCTGCCGGCTACGAGAATCGTGCCCAACGCCTTGCTGTCCGGCCCGGCAGTTGCCGCGCCCAGCAGTGCACGGCGCGAGGAGCTGCGCCGCAGCGGCCCGGTCAGGGTCCTGGCCCGGCTCGGGGCGGAGAAGGGCGTGGCCGAACTCCTCGAAGCCGCCGCCGGCTGGGACCGTCCGCTGGACGTTGCGCTCGCCGAAGCCGGATTCGAGGACGCCACAGGCTCCCAGGCCACGCTGCTGGCCCACTGCCGGACGCTGGCCGTCCAGCACTCGAACGTCCGACTTCGTGGCGCGCTCGCCTGGCAGGAGGTGCTTGGCTGGCTCGCGGACGCCGCTGTGGTGATCGTTCCGAGCCACCGGGAAACCTTCGGCCTGGTCGCGCTGGAGGCCATGAGCGTCGGAACTCCAGTCGTCGCCTACCGCGTCGGCAACCTGCCCGCGCTCATCGAGCCGACGGGGCACGGCGAACACCTGCTCGTGCCGCGCGACGCGGGCCCTAACGCCCTCCACAAGGCGGCACAGACCCTCCTGGAAGATGACATACTGTACGGCGCGACTACACAGACCGTGTACCGGCGGGCCCAGGACTTCACGCCCTACCGGATCGCCAACCTCTTCTTGGAGGCGATCTCGTGATGCCCGCATCCACCACCGGCCCCGCCCCGCTCCTGCTCGTGGACGGCTTCAACGTCTTGTGGGCCGGAACCTTCGGCTTCCCCGCCGAGGTGCGCTCCCGCGACAAGACCCGTGAACTCACCGGCCTGTTCGCGTTCTTCGCCCTGCTGCGCGCCACGATCCGCGACGACCTCGATGTGGACCCACCTGAGGTCGTAGTTGTCTTCGACGGGGAACACGGCACCGCTGATCGCGTGGCCGCCGACCAGGGCTACAAGGCCAACCGCGAGGCGACCCCTGAAGCCCTCAAGCCGCTGCAGTTCCTCGCCCCGGTCAAGGAGGGCCTGGACCAGCACGGTATCCGTTGGGTCGAACTGCCAGATCAAGAGGCGGACGACGTGATCGCCACCCTCACCACACGGGCCGCCCAGACCCGACCGGTGCGGATCATGTCCCGCGACGCCGACTACTACCAGCTGCTCACCGACCAGATCCGCATCATCAATCGATCCCGCAAGGCGACCCGGCGGCTCATCACCACCGCCGAAGTCATCGAACGCTACGGCGTCACCCCCACACAGTGGCCGGACTTCCGCGCCCTGACCGGCGACAAGTCCGACAACATTCCTGGCGTCAGGGGAGTCGGCGCCAAAGTCGCCTCCCAACTCCTTCGCGACAACATCGCGTTGGATGACCTGCCGACCTCGGGTCGACTGGCCGGCGCCAAGGGTAAGGCGATCATCGCGAGCTGGGGCGACGTCTTGCGCTGGCGCGACGTGATCACGATGCAGCGCGACCTCGATGTGCCGCTCATCCCTACGGGCGAGGTCAGCCCCCAACTACCCAAGCCCGCTGAGGTGGTGGAGAAACTGGGGCTGTGGTGAGCGCCCCTGGTTCGATCCTGGCCCTCTTCGCGCACCCCGACGACGCCGAACTCTGGGCAGGTGCCACTCTGGCCCACCATGCCGCCCACGCCCGGGTCACCGTCGCTGTTCCCCACCGGGACGCCGTTCGGGATGCCGAGGCCGTCGCAAGTGCCGCGGTGCTCGGCGCCGACCTGCGTCAGCTTCCCGTCCTCGATGCCCCGGCGGTTCATGCCCTGCTCATGGACACCGAGCCCGACATCGTCATCACCCACCCGCTGCGCGACGTGCACCCCGAGCACCGGGCCGTCGCCGAAGCCGTCCTCACGGCCCTGCCTGAACCGGTGATCGCCACCGGCCTTCCGAGCAGGCTCTACACCTGCGAC
Protein-coding regions in this window:
- a CDS encoding PIG-L deacetylase family protein, which gives rise to MVSAPGSILALFAHPDDAELWAGATLAHHAAHARVTVAVPHRDAVRDAEAVASAAVLGADLRQLPVLDAPAVHALLMDTEPDIVITHPLRDVHPEHRAVAEAVLTALPEPVIATGLPSRLYTCDTYNSLTLDGPLRADTIVDATATFPTKIRALKAHASQPIAEHFGPMAEHLGRLWGARIGADYAEAFTALPILGRLPAATQL
- a CDS encoding glycosyltransferase family 2 protein, coding for MTATLADTLKTRSNDHSYITGGFYGGTRVGWHQPTPAAAAEGRPLSVVLPAHNTAYALPTVLDALAAQHTAGPVDVIVVDDASTDNTFEIARRHPVVTTAVRLATRSGSAGARNVGARLAQAENLLFVDSDMVLPSHVLADFAARARPETVLTGFRHNLPFLRTACGPMLPENPPQLAADHRVTWTPPINTLLPYSGITLTEPLHGRPLDATDDFQNLGYGRFYYDWDLPRMAVTALLGVPRERLVDVGGFDEEFGRIGWGMEDTYLGAALIAARCLVVPLRQAVGYHLDPPDAAAQWQTKLAAWPATLAHYRTLLAQPAPTGRGRDFAAATDKLLTDAEVITA
- a CDS encoding radical SAM protein, with amino-acid sequence MIRTFAAADIHGTTVVHDPATGTNHLPARPLPPGPLGLDEQEVAAWPEAMHGQLKPTAPLSMCWSPIVRCNLTCPQCLDDKRVRESTAEERRTLARHIGESGILGVDISGGEPLLLRDLPDLALAIRAGRQAVVSCTTNGWHLARRAPELAPALDAIRISLDGATEATHDAWRGAESYSRAIDGTRAAVGEGLRVQFQMVLMRSNQHEAQALLELAAQLGVGGVTFLQMLPIGEGKAIAEQQMLTDDQATAAIEALTVPDGLRVRLRTRDSADGFTVLRADGYAWRNTGGATGIAAFIPVTGPQDLHLPTARSAS
- a CDS encoding formylglycine-generating enzyme family protein — encoded protein: MENNPDQQLVWVPVPGGICLFGDRQRRVKVPDLEWTVTPLTLAQAGQGGGALPLTGLVHAQAARLAADLGGRLPRSSEWEWAASGPGRRLYPWGGEEPGPGRANLRGGPGRLTAVDAHPDGVTQQGLLDMGGNCWEWTSSPTIGGGFIIRGGSYNSLSLYARCTFLNAAPAELGSAGIGVRVVRAT
- a CDS encoding 7-carboxy-7-deazaguanine synthase QueE translates to MSAPVREEPGARGLLIAETFGPTFQGEGPTAGRQALFIRLSRCNLHCPRCDTPYTWDWTRFDPSEVSTRHSVEDVAAWVTDRLTARVVVTGGEPLIQQRELLRLVQLLPDRRVEIETNGTIVPLPELVGLVEGFNVSPKLAGFAALDDQAVNGAALRVLAASGKARFKFVVRQVAELEEIAALVDEFDLTEVWVMPEGTSSGAVLAGMRALADAVLARGWNLSNRLHVLLWEDERGR
- a CDS encoding phosphoribosyltransferase, yielding MTDTAQQPAGGQRLFARTAPYVPTLYQCYAAARLIAESVVGCEPPVTAVVGIANGGTRPATVIADYLKVPLHLIIARHNPTDELWQQATGDVTVTLPGGLPRQFDGTVLLVDDIAGSGATFTAVSRALLGTGAVLKTAALCRNAGCAEGPDRWVWDVDDWVVFPWEATHSGETRQLPVPKEVATR
- a CDS encoding reverse transcriptase domain-containing protein, encoding MSWAQFRTGLSGRLADLAEQLHAGTWQPSPVREVAITAYTGKVFTAVIPTVADRVVQRAMRNAIEPVLEARAFADWVSGYRAGRNRITALRDADRHLRAGHRWVADLDVRQTSAGSSAAEVTDWLAEHVADGTFLGYFRKVLEPLPYPIVPGTALAPLLINLRLSRADAALAGYWVVRFADNYCLFCRDEKQAREAMAAVMEALAGCGLEPHPDKSQIRCGVNAEDLFLIAG
- a CDS encoding glycosyltransferase family 4 protein, with product MTTSATSRGVLLVLVSWAPDAPAGIERATAALALGLAQAGHRPVIATAAPLPDRPGLPGVRVERLHLAGVTFPCDDETLRRAITWQDNDLCQQIRELITQHRTDTVLFADALWGLGRLSGDLPGHVHRVLAAHVQPATLDAGPALARASHVIVPSAFIHEQLELAGWALPATRIVPNALLSGPAVAAPSSARREELRRSGPVRVLARLGAEKGVAELLEAAAGWDRPLDVALAEAGFEDATGSQATLLAHCRTLAVQHSNVRLRGALAWQEVLGWLADAAVVIVPSHRETFGLVALEAMSVGTPVVAYRVGNLPALIEPTGHGEHLLVPRDAGPNALHKAAQTLLEDDILYGATTQTVYRRAQDFTPYRIANLFLEAIS
- a CDS encoding 6-pyruvoyl trahydropterin synthase family protein, translating into MTALTGEHRIGKRFRFEAAHYLPGLPDGHQCARLHGHSYEVEFVLTADRLSGPGFVTDFGDLAPVKMMIDSALDHRVLNEALPELVPTSENLAAYLAGWFVEHVEPGLPGRLTAVRVSETASSWAQFEVAR
- a CDS encoding 5'-3' exonuclease; this translates as MDGFNVLWAGTFGFPAEVRSRDKTRELTGLFAFFALLRATIRDDLDVDPPEVVVVFDGEHGTADRVAADQGYKANREATPEALKPLQFLAPVKEGLDQHGIRWVELPDQEADDVIATLTTRAAQTRPVRIMSRDADYYQLLTDQIRIINRSRKATRRLITTAEVIERYGVTPTQWPDFRALTGDKSDNIPGVRGVGAKVASQLLRDNIALDDLPTSGRLAGAKGKAIIASWGDVLRWRDVITMQRDLDVPLIPTGEVSPQLPKPAEVVEKLGLW
- the queC gene encoding 7-cyano-7-deazaguanine synthase QueC, with product MTDKSPCHAIVIASGGLDSTTVAYWLADRGAILTMLSFDYGQRHRTELQYAGRIAGHLGASHEVVDLSGLGRLLTGSALTDLGVRVPDGHYTAETMRSTVVPNRNTIMLSVAVAGAVATGADAVAFGAHSGDHAIYPDCRASFFDQFAAMTREGNEGFLADGFELLAPFIGLTKADIVEIGRQLGVPFEDTWSCYKGGQVHCGTCGTCTERIEAFALAGVSDPTVYASATPGAAS